GGTGGCTGTAGCTGATGTGACACTGGCCTCCTtcttggctttctttctctgtttctttttctcccttttttcctttttaaccactttGACAGTGCTGTGGATGGCTGACTCTCGGAGAATGTCGGACGCTGACACAGCTGCCTCCCGGCACCGCTTCCACTCCTCGTCACTATCTTCACTGCTGCAAGGGGGTGGCAGTCTGGGTCAGCTGCAGTCAGGACAGGGTCCCAAGCTGGGGCCCACAGCCTCTCATAGCCCTCCCCTTGTCCAAGCCCGCAGAAAGAGGACACAGAAGGAGGTAGTGAAAGAGCTCAGGCTTGTGAGTGAGGCAGACCGGAGTTCAAATACTGGCTTCCctccttaccagctgtgtgacctcattaagtgacttaacctctctgagcctctgtgtcTACAAAAAGGGGATCTTAACAAAGCCCAGGCCTCAGAGGGATGTCCTAGGAGGCAAATATGATGGAGTGCTGAGTGAGGTGTTTGGCACAAGCTGGGTGCTCAAAAAGCAGCCAACACGCAAACCCAGACCCCAACAGAACCTCTTCGTCCCCCGGAATGAATGCAGTACTTATCCAGCTACTGAATATGGACCCTTCGTTGGCCTGGACCTGTCTGGAGTCTGCTTGGCTGCTCTCGGGGACCAGCTGGGACAGAGGAGCTAAAAGGGGGGAATGTGAGGACAGGGTGTGAAATCTCACCTGGAGCTGGAGGGCAGTCGCTTTCCGCGGGGCTGGGGAGAAGCTTCCTTTTCAGAGCCTTTGGGGATGGATGTGAAGAAGAGGCGGAAGCCTAAAATTCAAGGGGTCACAGTCATCACCCCTCCATGCCAATCTTTCACCCAAGTACTGAAGCTGTCCGGTCTCTGCACTCAAGGAGCACCTAGTTTAGCAGCAACAACCCAGCAATCATTGTTGTCTGACTACAAAGTGATGCACTGCATGACCAGAGGCACAGTAATGCCTGTTGGAACCAGAGGATGAGGCGTTTGAGGGGCTTCGGCTGCCAAATTTGGTCAATGAAGTGACCAGAGGATTCCGGAAGTCAGGGTTACAGAAGTTAGCAGTTGAGCCCCCTACCCAAGGCAGCTCCCAATGTGGCAAATGACTCAGGTGTTGGACAGAAAGACTCAAGACGGGTAAGGCTGTGGGGTGTGGTGGTCAAGAGTTCCTGTTCAGGATTAAACAGATGAAGTTAACTCCAGCAAGCAACTTCatttctcagagcctcagtttccctgtttcTAATTTGGGGTATCATCGTAAAACCGGCCTTAGAGCAGGAGCAAAGTGGATGAAAAAGATAATATTACAAAACTGTATGGCCCAGCTCCAGGCACATGATAAGCGTTTAACCAACAACAGTGGTTATGAAGAGTGTAACTACTCACCATCATCCTCTGAGAGAGCTTCCTGTACCTTAGCCTTTGTTGGTTCCTTGTCTACTTCTGAGATGGTAATGGAGCTAAGGAGAGAGGAGATGTTGATTTAAGATGAGACTTTGGGTaaccaacaacaaaaattcttaattaaaaaaaaataaatcaggtgGAGGGGATGAGGCATGTGATAAGTGCACTTATCACATATCACTGTCCTGATATGAATGCTAATCCCTACAGCTATAACATGCTGAAGAGCTCCTCCCAGCTCAAACTGCGGTGTTTCATTTGTTCAAACTCCACTGTATTCcagaaagaattgaaagaagttTTAAAGATATTCATAGTACAACAAAGTGAATACAACCTAAAATaggacaaagagaaaacaagGGCAGGACGGACAGAAAGAGTCAGAAATGTCATCAGGAAGTCCTAGACACTTGCTAGAGAGCACGCACACATTTTCCTCTGAGCTTCCTAGTGGCAAGCATGAAAAGAGAAACATGTCTAGAGAGTGATTCAGAGTTCGGCTTCCAGAGTGGGGAAGAcctatgttttttttgtttgtttgtttgtttgtttgtttttttattaaattcagttttattgaaatacattcacacaccatacaatcatccatgatatacaatccactgtccacagtatgataacatagttatgcgttcatcaccacaatctatctctgaacattttccttacatcagaaagaaccagaacaagaataaaaaatagaagtgaaaaaagaacacccaaatcatccccccatcccaccccatttgtcctttagtttttatccccattcctccactcatccatacactagctaaagggggtgtgatccacaaggtcttcacaatcacactgtcaccccttgtaatctacattattatataattgtcttcaggagtccagactgctgggttggagtttggtagcttcaggtatttacttctagctattccaatacattaaagcctaagaggtgttatctatatagtgcataagaatgtccaccagagtgacctctcgactccatttggaatctctcagccactgaaactatttcatctcattttgcatcccccttttggtcaagaagatactctcagtcccacgatgccgggtccacattcatccctgggagtcatactctgcgttgccagggagatttacacccctgggagtcgggtcccacgtaggggagagggcagcgagttcacctgtcgagatggctcagttagagagagagagggccacatctgagcaacaaagaggtactcagggggagactcttaggcacaactacatacaactttagactctcctttgtggtaatgagcttcataagggcaagtcccatgctcgagggctaagcacatcaaactgccagtcccagtgtttgtgacaacatcaacaccagtccaggtgaggagtccaacacatccgcaccttcccccagatccttggggctggggagggggaggctgtaaatatattttttattatctgcccaaattactctaggatgtgtcactattttactccagcctatactaacctaccgtatctcacttcctattcaaagtcccatgcaattgtggtgtttgaacaaatcgactgtagagttgtaccgtttagaaaatttagatcctgtaccaaatagatacctattcccttggtctctgttttagtttgctaatgctgaggaatgcaaaacaccagagatggactggcttttataaaaaggaggtttatttggctatacagttacagtcttaaggccataaagtgtccaaggtaacacatcagtaatcaggtaccttcactggaggatggcaaatggcgtccggaaaacctctgttagctgggaaggcacgtggctggcgtctgctccaaagttctggtttcaaaatggcttctcccaggacattcctctctagcaagcttgctcctcttcaaataacatcactcacagctgcactccattcagtctctttgagtcagcatatttatatggctcccctgatcaaggcccaccctgaatgggtggggccacacctccatgggagtatcccaccagagtcacctcccacagctgggtggggcacatctccatgcaaacaacctaatccaaacactccaacctaatccccactattctgtctgccccacaagattgcaccaaagaatatggctttttctgggggacataatacattcaaaccggcacagtctcatatgaaagttgaagttttaaaacacaatcagtttcaacctttattctttggtctggcttgccctggtcttaaccagacctgcttcattcatatcactaattgaaaaGACCTATGTTTTTGGTTGGCTGTTTTTTaagtttccaatttttaaaaaaaatttgagataattatagattgACATGCAGAGATCCCTTATATCTTTCACCCAGTTTCTCCCAATGGTAACATTGTGTATAACTATAGTGCAATACCACAATCAGAAAactgacattgatacaatccatTGACCTTCATCAGATATCAGagccctgggtttgaatcctggctttgtcacttactagctgtgtccCCTTTGGCAAGTGACtctacttctctgagcctctacTTCTCATCCATACAATGGGCATGTTAATGGTCCCTACCTCTTATGgttgtcatgaagattaaatgagataatggatatcaagcacttagcacagagcctggccaCAAGCAGTTGCTTAATAAATGGGTGACATTTATTACTGTTATCAAGATGATTACTGTTGTCGAGATCAGGAACAAGCTTCACAGGACCtctaacattaaaataaataatgtctcACTTAAAGCAGAGAAGGACCCAGGAGACATGCTGAGACCAGGAGCATGTCTCATGTGAACACTGATGGAGACATTACTGTGCAGTGCACAGACCAATGTTCTTGACATTGTCCTTGCTATAAACACAACAATGCCTTGGGTGCTTTCTCCAAACTCCTTCCGTACATGCCAAGGGTATCCCTTAAAGCTTGTTCAGGAAAAGCAAACTAGGGGAAGAGAGTAAAGAACAactcagtggttttcaacccAGGATGCTGCTATCCCTCAGGGGACATGCAGCAAGTCTGAAaacattttgggttgtcacagCTTGTCGGGAAGGGGTGTCAGgaagtgggtagaggccagggatgctgttaaacatcctcCAATACACAGGACGGCTCCACCACTAAGAATCATCCAGTCCCAAATGTCAGCAGTGCTGGGGTAGACACCCTGCTCTAATGCAATGGACCAAGTGGGGTGTCATTTAGGCTTCTGGAGAGAGATATGGAAAGACTGCAGGTAACAGCCCGACCCTGGCGGCCCAGCATTCTGCTGTCCACCTGGGGAAATATCCTGAGGAGGCTCACTGCAATGCCAAACAGACCTTGTTCACCTTGAGGCCAAAGTCATGAAGGAAAGACTACACTCCTGCAGGTCAGATTGAGGGACTGCCACTAACGCCTACCGGGTCTGCCCAACAGTCTGTCTCAGGGGAGCGCTTGGTTTATACTGTGGGAGTGTTGTTTGTCCTTTGAGAGGTCTACTTCACATTGTGGGACTGTGGCCTTGCCATCCTCATCTCTGTTTTAAAACCTGCTAGGGCCCTGCCAATCAGGAAGGGAGCTAGACCAGAATGTTCTGTGGTATGCCGACCCATCTTCTATGAAACAAAGGCACTTTGGCCAAATGAGTTTGGAAAATGCTGCAGGAATTCTCAGCACCTGAATATACTATTACAAGTTTAAACCTCCAAGGACATATGGGGCATGTAGGACTAGTATTTCTCAAACTGCTTTGCTATTGGACCCTCTTTGGGTTAGAATTCTTTGATGCCTATGTTAAGAATGTTGACTTCAATCTTTACACTGTATTTTCAACGTGTGCTGGAACTATGAAAAAGGTAACTGGCACAAGTACCTAGCACACAGGaaatactcaagaaaaaataattcttgCCCTCTCTTTGAGAGAATGAGCCCTCAAggttcctctcttattctcatgGTAGCAAGATAACACAGAGGCTAGGAGTATGGGCTTTGTGGTCAGACACACTTGGGTTAGAATCCCAGCTTTGCCCCTTACTTCTTTGTAACTTCAGGCAAGTATTTCCCCTTGCCGAGTATTTCCCCTTGTTTCCCCAAATGGAGAAGCAGGATAATAATAGGACCTACCTGATGGGGTGATTTATGAACACAGTGAGATAAGGTAGGCCAAGTGCCCGTCATTACCTGCTGGCACACCATGAGCTGGCAGCCAACGTGTGCCTTTACTGTTCATATTACCAAGGGCAGGGCAAGAGAAGAGATATTTTTGGTTACCTGTCCAGCAGGGCGCCCAGCTTCTTGGCTACGTGGGCTCGGAATTCAGGGGTGGTCTGTAGCTCATTCCCATCTTGTTCGTGCTCATCCACCTTACACCTACAATGCATACAAAAGGACCTCACTTCCTGCCAGCTCACAGGCTACCCCCAGGAGACCACGGACTAATCTAGCCCCTGGCACATAGCAGGGGatcaatatttgctgaatggataaatgaaactGGAACCCAAGGTGCACAGTACCTGAGGCTTGGCTGGATGGTTGGCAACTGGTTATTTACAGCACCTGTGGGAATAATGAAAATCAGGGCATTTACATAGAAAACGACGGCAAA
This window of the Choloepus didactylus isolate mChoDid1 chromosome 23, mChoDid1.pri, whole genome shotgun sequence genome carries:
- the C23H12orf43 gene encoding protein CUSTOS isoform X1 produces the protein MAAPSGSMSDSESSSSSGEEEELARCREASMPAWGLEQRPRGLELPKAGAVNNQLPTIQPSLRCKVDEHEQDGNELQTTPEFRAHVAKKLGALLDSSITISEVDKEPTKAKVQEALSEDDGFRLFFTSIPKGSEKEASPQPRGKRLPSSSSSEDSDEEWKRCREAAVSASDILRESAIHSTVKVVKKEKREKKKQRKKAKKEASVTSATATTIIGRATVQEQEKETAELNGDQMSLGTKKKKRKKKTKRTSEASPSLSAKSAGAVPVN
- the C23H12orf43 gene encoding protein CUSTOS isoform X2; translated protein: MAAPSGSMSDSESSSSSGEEEELARCREASMPAWGLEQRPRGLELPKAGAVNNQLPTIQPSLRCKVDEHEQDGNELQTTPEFRAHVAKKLGALLDSSITISEVDKEPTKAKVQEALSEDDGFRLFFTSIPKGSEKEASPQPRGKRLPSSSSEDSDEEWKRCREAAVSASDILRESAIHSTVKVVKKEKREKKKQRKKAKKEASVTSATATTIIGRATVQEQEKETAELNGDQMSLGTKKKKRKKKTKRTSEASPSLSAKSAGAVPVN